The genomic stretch GTTGCCATGAGGGCGTGTTCGACGACGTCGCCACTCCACGCACCCCCACCAAACAGGGCTTCTACGGCCGCGAGCGCAATCGCCGCATTTTCGGCCTGGTATTTGCCGTACATGGCAAGCGGAACGTCCTCGTACACTGCCGACGGCGTGCGCACGGTCAGCATCTGGCCGCCAACGGCTGGCTCGCGCTCAAGCACCTCGAGGTGCTTCCCGTACTGCACGTGTGTTGCCCGGTTCTTCGCCACCGCCTGTTTAACGAGCTCGCTCACGTCGGGCGTTTGAGGCGCACTGATAAGCGTGGCGCCCGGTTTGAGGATGCCCAGCTTTTCGCGGGCGATATCGGTCAGCTGCGCGCCGAGCCACTTTTCGTGGTCACGTGCCACGGTCATGAGGACGGCGACATCGGCGTCGATCACGTTCGTCGCATCCCACAGGCCGCCCATGCCAACTTCCACTACGGCCACGTCAACCGGCGCATCCGCGAACGCTGCGAAGGCCATGACGGTGAACACTTCAAAGAAGCTCATCTGCGGCCCGCCGTTCGCTGCCGACTGCGCATCAACCATCTCAACGAACGGAGCCACGTCCTGCCACGCCTGGATGAAACCTTCGCGAGAAATCGCCTGCCCGTCAATCGAGATCCGCTCGCGCACCGAGTTCAGGTGCGGAGAGGTGAACCGGCCGGTGCGTATGCCGCGCTCGCGCAGCAGCGCCTCGATCATTCTGGCCGTCGAGGTCTTCCCGTTCGTGCCCGTGATGTGAATCGCACGGTACTGGTGTTGCGGGTTGCCCATCATGTCCAAGCAGTCAACAACGCGCTGCGTGGACGGCTGCACCTTGTGCTCGGGAGCCCGCGTCAAAATCTGCGCGTAGATCTCGGCCACCTGCTCGTCGAGCTTGGCAGTTTCAGCCAGCTCCGCTGTGGGATCACCGGCGCTCGCGGCGGAAGGCGAGGCCTCGGCGTCGTCTTCGGCCAAAAGGTCGTCGATGACGCTCGGATCAGGCCCGGCCACGAGCGGGGAGCGCAACAGCGCCTCAAGTGCTCGTTGCGTCTGTTCTTCCTCCGCAGTGAGCTCGGGCTCCTCGCCGCCCAGCTCGTCGTCGCTCAACTCAGGCTCGTCTGGTCGCTGGTTCACGCAAGCTTCTCCACGGTTGCTTCGATCTTGCTCGCTCCGCCCGACACGGAGGTCTCCAATGCCAGGGTTTCGGCTGCGATCATGTCAATATTCGCTTCGACGGCCGCCACGTGCTCGTCGGGCACGCGCAGCGTCAAGCGGATGCGGTCGGCAACGTGCAGGTCGTCAGCCTTGCGCTGATCCTGTACCGCGCGCACGACGTCGCGAGCATAACCTTCGGCCTCGAGCTCGGCATCCAGAACGGTGTCAAGCACGACGAACGCCCCGGAACTGAGCACGTCGGCAACCTGCCCCTCGTCGGCCTCGACCGCCGTCGTCGCCTCAAACTGTCCGTCCTTGAGCACGATTTCCGGTTCGATCAACATGCGCACTCCGCCGTCGACCTTCTCCCACTTGCCCTCACGCGCTGCCTTGAACAGTGCGGACGTGTGCCGGCGCACCTCAGGCTCCAACTCGCGCGGCAGCACGGCAAGTTCGTGGCGCACCTCCAAGCCGGACTCCTCGGCCGTCTGGATACGCACCTCCTTAACGTTCACCTCAGAAGCGATCAGATCAGCGAACTTACCCAGATCCAGGTTCGTCACGACAGTCAGCGACCGCAGCGGCTGACGCACGCGCAACTGGTTCGCCTTACGCAGCGAATGAGCATGCGAGACGACGTCGCGCACCTCGTCCATCTGCTCCACAAGTTCGGTATCGACGACGTCGTTCGGCCAGATCGGCCAATCCGTCAAATGAACCGAACGCCCGCCCGTCAGGCCGCGCCAAATTTCCTCCGCAACCATCGGCAGCAACGTGGCAGTGACCCGCATGAGCGTTTCCAGTGCGGTGTACAGCGTGTCGAACGCGCGATGATCCTCGTCCCAGAAACGGTCGCGCGAGGTACGCACGTACCAGTTCGTCAACAGGTCAATGTGGTCGCGGATGTCCTTCGCTGCCGCTGGAATGTCGAGGCCGTCAAGGTGCTCGCGTACAGAATCTGCCAGCAGTTTCGTCCGCGACAGCAGGTAGCGGTCCATGACGTCGAGGCCAGCCAGCACGTCGGCGTCGGCGACGTCGATCGGCTTGGCCACGTAACCCTTCCCGCCATTACACGTGCCGGCATAGAGCGCGAAGAAGTACCACGTGTTCCACAGCGGCAAGATCACGTGCCGCATCGCCTCGCGGATACCTTCCTCGTTGACCACGAGGTTGCCGCCGCGCAAAACCGGCGAACTCATGAGCATCCAGCGCACCGCGTCCGAACCGTAGACGTCATACATCTCCATCGGATCCGGATAGTTGCGCAGCGACTTGGAGGCCTTCCGCCCGTCGTTGCCCAGCACAATACCGTGCGAAATACAGGACGTGAACGCCGGCTTATCGAAAATCGCGGTCGACAGCACGTGCATGACGTAAAACCACCCGCGGGTCTGGCCGATGTACTCCACGATAAAGTCGCCCGGGAAGTGCGACTCGAACCACTCCTGGTTATCAAACGGGTAGTGCTTCTGCGCGAACGGCATCGAGCCCGAATCGAACCAGACGTCCAAGATGTCGTCAATCCTGCGCATCGTCGACTTACCCGTCGGATCATCCGGATTCGGGCGGGTCAGCTCGTCGACGAACGGCCGGTGCAAATCCGGCTCGCCCTGACGGTTACGCGGCAGGCGCCCGAAGTCCTTCTCGATCTCAGCGAAAGATCCATACACGTCAACACGCGGATATTCCGGGTTATCCGACTTCCACACCGGGATCGGCGTACCCCAGTAGCGGTTACGCGAAATCGACCAGTCGCGAGCACCTGCCAGCCAGTTACCGAAAATACCGTCCTTAATGTGCTCCGGCTGCCACGTGATCTGTTGGTTAAGCTCAACCATCCGATCCTTAAACTTCGTCACAGCCACAAACCACGAGGTGACCGGCTTGTAGATAAGCGGCTTGCGGCAACGCCAGCAATGCGGATAGGAATGCACGTACGACTGCTCGCGCACGAGCACCGCCCGCACCTCGGGCGCGATCCGCTCCTGTGAGCCCGTGCCATCGCGGAGATCGTTGATGATCGGCCGGTTCGCCTCGAACACGTTCTGGCCCACGTAGTCGGTGGTATTCGCCATGAACTTACCGGCCGCGTCCACCGTTTCCACAACCTCAATACCCGCCTCGGCGAGCACGAACATATCCTCTTCACCATAGGGCGCGATATGCACCAGGCCCGTGCCGTCTTCCACCGACACGTAGTCTGCCGTGTGGATCGTCCACGCATTCGGCCCCGGCTTCGCCTCTTCCCGGCTGAAATAGTCAAAAATCGGATTGTAGCGCTTACCCTGTAAGTCACTGCCCTTATATTCAGCGACGACGCGCGGGTCCTCCCCCAGCTCCTTCTCATACGAGCCCACCAGGGCCTTCGCCAGCAGAACTTTCTCGCCAGCCAGCGGACCGTCGTCGGGAACAACCGTCACATAATCCACGTCCGGGCCCACCGCGATCGCGAGGTTCGCCGGAAGCGTCCACGGCGTCGTCGTCCAAATCAGCGCCAACTCGCCAGACTCCAAACGCAAGCCCACCGTCACCGTCGTATCCTGACGATCCTGGTAGACGTCGTCGTCCATCTTCAACTCGTGATTCGACAGCGGAGTCTGATCATTCCAACAGTACGGGAGCACGCGATACCCCTCGTACACCAGGCCCTTGTCCCACAGCTGCTTAAAGCCCCAGATCACCGACTCCATGTACGTGGGCTCCAACGTGGAATAGCCGTTGCGGAAATCCACCCAGCGCGCCTGCCGATTAACGTACTCTTCCCACTCGTTGACGTATTTGAACACTCCGGCACGGCAAGCATCGTTGAACTTCTCGATGCCCATCTCGTCGATCTCAGACTTATCCTCGATGCCCAGCATGCGCTCCGCCTCGAGCTCCGCCGGCAGACCGTGGGTGTCCCAACCAAACACGCGCTCGACCTTCTTGCCGCGCTGCGTCTGATAGCGTGCGACGACGTCCTTCACGTAACCCGTCAGAAGATGCCCGTAATGCGGTAGACCGTTAGCGAACGGCGGACCATCATAGAAGACGAACTCCTCGCCCTCACGCTGATCAACCGATGCCTCAAACGTGGAGTCAGCTTCCCAGTAGGCCAAAATGTCTTTTTCAAGCTCGGGGAAATTCGGGGACGCCACCACGTCCTGCTCGCGATGCAATTGATATTTAGCCTGGTCAGCCATCCGTACCTCTCCTCTGAAGTACGAGGCTGCCCGCCCCGCACTCCTCCAGTTCGTGAAGTGTCTAGGCGAGGGCGACTTATGCCGCGGTACCACCTCGCTTGCCGACAACGCCTGCTTAGCCACTGTGCTGTTGCCAAGCTCGCCGTTTCGGCCGCTTATTGGGGACGATCACGAGTCCATCCGCCCGGTTCTACTGAGCTGGCCGCCTTCTGCTGCACTCAGCGGTGCTAGCCTTGCCGTTCTTCCGGAAGCTCCCCGGTGATTGCCGGATCATAGCCAGCGATCAGTCTAGCCCAGCCAACCGCGTTTGCTGTAACCGTGCGCTCAATCTCACGTGAGCCAAGGATCGGCGGCCTCCCGGCGTCGTTCTACAGCCTCCCGGCGTCGTTTCTGCTTGTATAGCAGTTTTGACGAACTCAACGGCGTCAAACAGCGTCGTTTCTGCTTATATAGCAATTCTGCCGGACTCGACGCCGCCAAACCTCCCCGTTTCTGCTTATATAGCAATTCTGCCGGACTCGACGCCGCCCAGCGGGCCCCACTTAAAGCCTTATCAGGCTGTGATGGTCGGAAGACCAGCTAGCCAGCTCATGTCACATCGCGGCCGACCCCGCCACCCCCGCTTACGAAAGAACTCGGCAACCCACGCCACGAGTTTATGCGGCTTCCACATGTACTCCCCTGGGACGCGCACGACCGCCCATCCTTCGTGATCCATCCGAGCGTACCGGGCGATATCTTTGACTGATTGGTCCTTGTTGCCAAAGTGGCCGTAGCCTTCATACTCGATAAGGATCTGGTACTGTCTGTTCCCCATGTCGGCACGCCCGATGAACTCATGTAGAGAATCGGAACTGTACACTTCGATTTGTGTTTCTAAAGTTGGTAATCCCGCAGATTCCAAGATAAAACGCGTAGCCGACTCACGCCGCGAACCGGAATCGTCAACGGATTTCGCGAACAGTTCTCTCAGGCGTTGAGAGTTCATTATGCTTCGTCTGTCGATGTCGGTGAGAGGGATCTGTTTGCGTTGGATTTCGTCGAAGACAATGACGATGTCTCCGTCAGACAGTGTCGTGTCTGTGAGGGCGTCGCCGAGGGCTGCGATCCCGCCGCTGTGTTCCC from Trueperella bialowiezensis encodes the following:
- the ileS gene encoding isoleucine--tRNA ligase, translated to MADQAKYQLHREQDVVASPNFPELEKDILAYWEADSTFEASVDQREGEEFVFYDGPPFANGLPHYGHLLTGYVKDVVARYQTQRGKKVERVFGWDTHGLPAELEAERMLGIEDKSEIDEMGIEKFNDACRAGVFKYVNEWEEYVNRQARWVDFRNGYSTLEPTYMESVIWGFKQLWDKGLVYEGYRVLPYCWNDQTPLSNHELKMDDDVYQDRQDTTVTVGLRLESGELALIWTTTPWTLPANLAIAVGPDVDYVTVVPDDGPLAGEKVLLAKALVGSYEKELGEDPRVVAEYKGSDLQGKRYNPIFDYFSREEAKPGPNAWTIHTADYVSVEDGTGLVHIAPYGEEDMFVLAEAGIEVVETVDAAGKFMANTTDYVGQNVFEANRPIINDLRDGTGSQERIAPEVRAVLVREQSYVHSYPHCWRCRKPLIYKPVTSWFVAVTKFKDRMVELNQQITWQPEHIKDGIFGNWLAGARDWSISRNRYWGTPIPVWKSDNPEYPRVDVYGSFAEIEKDFGRLPRNRQGEPDLHRPFVDELTRPNPDDPTGKSTMRRIDDILDVWFDSGSMPFAQKHYPFDNQEWFESHFPGDFIVEYIGQTRGWFYVMHVLSTAIFDKPAFTSCISHGIVLGNDGRKASKSLRNYPDPMEMYDVYGSDAVRWMLMSSPVLRGGNLVVNEEGIREAMRHVILPLWNTWYFFALYAGTCNGGKGYVAKPIDVADADVLAGLDVMDRYLLSRTKLLADSVREHLDGLDIPAAAKDIRDHIDLLTNWYVRTSRDRFWDEDHRAFDTLYTALETLMRVTATLLPMVAEEIWRGLTGGRSVHLTDWPIWPNDVVDTELVEQMDEVRDVVSHAHSLRKANQLRVRQPLRSLTVVTNLDLGKFADLIASEVNVKEVRIQTAEESGLEVRHELAVLPRELEPEVRRHTSALFKAAREGKWEKVDGGVRMLIEPEIVLKDGQFEATTAVEADEGQVADVLSSGAFVVLDTVLDAELEAEGYARDVVRAVQDQRKADDLHVADRIRLTLRVPDEHVAAVEANIDMIAAETLALETSVSGGASKIEATVEKLA
- a CDS encoding bifunctional folylpolyglutamate synthase/dihydrofolate synthase gives rise to the protein MNQRPDEPELSDDELGGEEPELTAEEEQTQRALEALLRSPLVAGPDPSVIDDLLAEDDAEASPSAASAGDPTAELAETAKLDEQVAEIYAQILTRAPEHKVQPSTQRVVDCLDMMGNPQHQYRAIHITGTNGKTSTARMIEALLRERGIRTGRFTSPHLNSVRERISIDGQAISREGFIQAWQDVAPFVEMVDAQSAANGGPQMSFFEVFTVMAFAAFADAPVDVAVVEVGMGGLWDATNVIDADVAVLMTVARDHEKWLGAQLTDIAREKLGILKPGATLISAPQTPDVSELVKQAVAKNRATHVQYGKHLEVLEREPAVGGQMLTVRTPSAVYEDVPLAMYGKYQAENAAIALAAVEALFGGGAWSGDVVEHALMATNSPGRMEVIKNSPLVIADAAHNPAGVQATVEALDESFPGTRVLVFAAMADKDVEGMLSVLEPNVHSVVVTELHSERAMPIDEVAQLARSVFGEDRVAVEPHLDSAIVYAADVAESVDPEEVTTPSVIVMGSVILAAEARAVMGRPSVDEP